A region from the Methylocystis iwaonis genome encodes:
- a CDS encoding glycogen/starch/alpha-glucan phosphorylase has protein sequence MRRPSLERKTALNAITPPDHAATVAALKEEVLHRLTFTICKDAATASPRDWFVATALAARDRVVESWLASTKRNYSEDRRRVYYLSLEFLIGRLLIDTLTNLGLTAAMRDALAELGVDLEKRRDVEPDAALGNGGLGRLAACFMDSMATLEIAACGYGIRYDHGLFRQTIKDGWQHEYPEDWLSFGNPWEFPRPEITYDIGFGGHVETTRLPDGAAAHVWRPGETIVAVAYDTPVVGWHGKHVNTLRLWSARALDPLRLDAFNQGDHVGALTEQVRAEAISKILYPSDATPAGQELRLRQEYFFVSASLQDLIRRHMKQTGDITKLAEKTAIQLNDTHPAIGVAELMRLLVDVHGVEWKEAWKITQATFAYTNHTLLPEALETWPVWLMEKLLPRHMQIIYLINAMHLDGLREKGVADSGVLSSVSLIDEHNGRHVRMGHLAFLGSHKVNGVSALHSELVKETVFKDFHRLYPDRIVNKTNGVTFRRWLLEANPPLSRLLAETIGTSVFDDATLLNKLEAFADDPDFQSRFAAAKRENKERLAVKIFESVGVRVDPDALFDAQIKRIHEYKRQLLNVLEAVALYLDIKSQPSRDFVPRVKIFAGKAAASYHQAKLIIKLANDVASIVNADAATRDLLKIVFLPNYNVSLAEVIIPAADLSEQISTAGMEASGTGNMKFALNGALTIGTLDGANVEIQEHVGDDNIFIFGLTAQQVAESRARGIDARETIAASPRLAEALQAVASGMFSPDDPHRYAQLVDTLTYYDHFLITKDFDSYCNTQRKVDARWRDQKAWRRSAILNTARVAWFSSDRTIREYAEEIWKVEV, from the coding sequence GTGCGGCGCCCTTCGCTGGAGAGAAAGACCGCCTTGAACGCCATCACGCCGCCCGATCACGCCGCAACCGTCGCCGCGCTGAAGGAAGAGGTGCTGCATCGCCTCACCTTCACGATCTGCAAGGACGCGGCGACCGCCAGCCCGCGCGACTGGTTCGTCGCCACCGCGCTGGCGGCGCGCGACCGGGTGGTCGAGTCCTGGCTCGCCTCGACCAAGCGCAATTACAGCGAAGATCGCCGCCGCGTTTATTATCTCTCGCTCGAATTCCTCATCGGCAGGCTTCTGATCGATACGCTGACCAATCTCGGCCTAACCGCCGCCATGCGCGACGCGCTCGCCGAGCTCGGGGTCGATCTGGAGAAGCGGCGCGACGTCGAGCCCGACGCTGCGCTCGGCAATGGCGGGCTGGGGCGCCTCGCCGCCTGCTTCATGGACAGCATGGCGACGCTGGAAATCGCCGCCTGCGGCTATGGCATCCGCTACGACCACGGCCTGTTCCGCCAGACGATCAAAGACGGCTGGCAGCATGAATATCCCGAGGATTGGCTGTCTTTCGGAAACCCCTGGGAGTTCCCGCGCCCGGAAATCACTTATGACATTGGCTTTGGCGGCCATGTGGAGACGACGCGGCTGCCGGATGGCGCTGCGGCGCATGTGTGGCGACCCGGCGAGACGATCGTCGCCGTCGCTTATGACACGCCGGTGGTCGGCTGGCACGGCAAGCATGTGAACACGCTGCGCCTATGGTCGGCGCGCGCCCTCGATCCGCTGCGTCTCGACGCCTTCAACCAGGGCGACCATGTGGGCGCGCTCACCGAGCAGGTGCGCGCCGAGGCGATCTCCAAGATTCTCTATCCCAGCGACGCGACGCCCGCCGGCCAGGAGCTGCGGCTGCGGCAGGAATATTTCTTCGTCTCCGCGTCGCTGCAGGATCTCATCCGCCGCCACATGAAACAGACCGGCGACATCACGAAGCTCGCCGAAAAAACCGCGATCCAGCTCAACGACACACATCCGGCGATCGGCGTCGCCGAGCTGATGCGCCTTCTCGTCGACGTCCATGGCGTTGAATGGAAGGAGGCCTGGAAAATCACACAGGCGACCTTCGCCTATACCAATCATACATTGCTTCCCGAGGCGCTCGAGACCTGGCCGGTGTGGCTGATGGAGAAGCTGCTGCCGCGCCACATGCAGATCATCTATCTCATCAACGCCATGCATCTCGACGGCTTACGCGAGAAGGGCGTTGCGGATTCTGGCGTTCTCTCATCCGTCTCGCTCATCGACGAGCACAATGGACGCCATGTCCGCATGGGTCATCTCGCCTTTCTCGGCTCGCATAAGGTCAATGGCGTTTCCGCCTTGCATAGCGAATTGGTGAAGGAAACGGTTTTCAAAGATTTCCATCGTCTCTACCCGGATCGCATCGTCAACAAGACAAATGGCGTGACCTTCCGGCGTTGGCTGCTCGAGGCCAATCCGCCGCTGTCGCGCCTGCTGGCCGAGACGATCGGAACAAGCGTCTTCGACGACGCCACACTGCTCAACAAGCTCGAAGCCTTCGCGGACGACCCCGATTTCCAGAGCCGCTTCGCCGCCGCCAAGCGCGAAAACAAGGAGCGGCTCGCCGTTAAAATCTTCGAGAGCGTCGGCGTCAGAGTGGATCCCGACGCGCTCTTTGACGCGCAGATCAAACGCATCCACGAATATAAGCGCCAGCTCCTCAATGTGCTGGAGGCTGTCGCGCTCTATCTCGACATCAAATCGCAGCCGAGCCGCGATTTCGTGCCGCGCGTGAAAATCTTCGCCGGGAAGGCGGCGGCGAGCTATCATCAAGCGAAGCTTATCATCAAGCTCGCAAATGACGTCGCGAGCATTGTGAACGCGGACGCCGCGACGCGCGATCTGCTCAAGATTGTTTTCCTGCCGAACTACAATGTGAGCCTGGCGGAAGTCATCATCCCCGCCGCCGATCTCTCCGAGCAGATTTCGACCGCCGGCATGGAAGCCTCAGGCACAGGCAATATGAAATTCGCGCTCAATGGCGCGCTGACCATCGGCACGCTCGACGGCGCCAATGTCGAAATCCAGGAACATGTCGGCGACGACAATATCTTCATCTTCGGGCTGACGGCGCAGCAGGTGGCGGAAAGCCGTGCGCGCGGAATAGACGCGCGCGAGACGATTGCGGCGAGCCCACGTCTCGCCGAAGCGCTGCAGGCGGTGGCGAGCGGCATGTTCTCGCCCGACGATCCGCATCGCTATGCGCAGCTCGTCGATACGCTGACCTATTACGATCACTTCTTGATTACGAAGGATTTCGACAGCTATTGCAACACGCAACGCAAGGTCGACGCGCGTTGGCGCGACCAGAAGGCGTGGCGTCGCTCAGCAATACTCAACACAGCGCGCGTCGCGTGGTTCTCGTCCGACCGCACCATTCGCGAATATGCGGAAGAGATTTGGAAGGTTGAGGTTTAA
- a CDS encoding bactofilin family protein, producing MATFRPEEEDSIYIGQGAELTGAIKARGSVVVDGSFDGEIDCRHLLVGPTGVVKGKIEASTADISGYVNADIAARDLLAVRAMGRVEGKWDCGAIEVTRGGVLNGAAHVSETESGRRVVEEFQETRVALIEREEAPLALEPPPEPRKVTKLQLRSPLRSSRRSVG from the coding sequence ATGGCGACGTTCAGGCCGGAAGAGGAAGATTCCATCTATATCGGACAAGGCGCCGAGCTAACGGGCGCGATTAAGGCGCGCGGCAGCGTCGTGGTCGACGGTTCGTTCGATGGCGAGATCGATTGCCGACACCTTCTCGTTGGACCGACGGGCGTCGTCAAAGGCAAGATCGAGGCGTCGACCGCCGACATCTCCGGCTACGTCAACGCCGACATTGCCGCGCGAGATTTGCTGGCCGTCCGCGCCATGGGCCGCGTCGAAGGCAAATGGGACTGCGGCGCCATCGAGGTGACGCGTGGCGGCGTGCTGAACGGCGCAGCTCATGTGTCCGAGACCGAGAGCGGCCGGCGCGTGGTCGAGGAATTCCAGGAGACGAGAGTTGCGCTCATCGAGCGCGAAGAAGCGCCTCTGGCGCTCGAGCCGCCGCCCGAGCCCCGCAAGGTGACCAAGCTTCAACTCCGCTCGCCGCTGCGCTCGTCGCGCCGCTCGGTTGGGTGA
- a CDS encoding PHA/PHB synthase family protein → MDQPVTKRSSDAPRALERRAPPPLMSLTRPQSFETVDRVAQATIARFTQGISPHAQISAWIDWAAHLAQSPGRQLELTMEAFSSAARLAHFGMHNLVSDKAERPFAPEPSDRRFNDPAWAAFPYLFFEQAFLSQQQWWRKATRELRGMRPNNAARVSFLATKYIDVFSPSNFPWLNPVVMDRTQREGGANLLRGLEFFIQDFLDVATQSGNGDNGYEIGKDVVATPGEVIFRNHLIELIQYQPTTENVVAEPILIVPAWIMKYYVLDLAAHHSLVRYLVERGFTVFMISWRNPTAKDRDVEFDDYRTFGVMEAIEVVNAVLPGRKIHAAGYCLGGTLLSIAAATMARDGDDRLASMTLLASQTDFSEPGDLMLFVDAAQVAFLEDMMWDQGYLDTHQMSGVFMALRSNELFWARAIQEYFLGERDHATDLMAWSADQTRMPYLMHSQYLRGLFLENRLTAGRYAVNDDVIALKDISVPMFVVGTETDHISPWRSVYKVHLFTDNDLTFVLTNGGHNAGIVSEPGHEGRRYHLAVRPRNDRYVSAEHWRERAKLFEGSWWPAWASWLERESAKERVAAPQMGAPEKGFVPLEPAPGRYVHQH, encoded by the coding sequence ATGGACCAGCCTGTTACAAAGCGTAGCTCGGATGCTCCCCGCGCTCTCGAGCGCCGTGCGCCGCCGCCGCTCATGTCGTTGACGCGGCCACAATCTTTCGAGACCGTCGACCGCGTCGCGCAGGCGACCATCGCGCGCTTTACCCAGGGCATTTCGCCGCATGCGCAAATCTCGGCCTGGATCGACTGGGCGGCGCATCTTGCACAGTCGCCGGGACGTCAACTCGAACTGACGATGGAGGCCTTTTCTTCGGCCGCGCGACTTGCCCATTTCGGCATGCATAATCTCGTCAGCGACAAGGCGGAGCGCCCCTTTGCGCCCGAGCCTTCCGACAGACGCTTCAACGATCCCGCCTGGGCGGCTTTTCCCTATCTCTTCTTCGAGCAAGCATTTCTGTCGCAGCAGCAATGGTGGCGCAAGGCGACGAGAGAGTTGCGCGGCATGCGGCCGAACAACGCCGCGCGCGTGTCTTTTCTCGCGACGAAATATATCGACGTCTTTTCGCCCTCGAACTTTCCCTGGCTCAATCCCGTCGTCATGGATCGAACCCAGCGGGAAGGCGGCGCCAATTTGCTGCGCGGGCTCGAATTTTTCATTCAGGATTTTCTCGACGTCGCGACGCAATCCGGCAATGGCGACAATGGCTATGAAATCGGTAAGGATGTTGTGGCGACGCCGGGCGAGGTGATCTTCCGCAATCATCTCATAGAGCTGATTCAATATCAGCCGACGACCGAAAATGTGGTGGCCGAGCCCATACTGATCGTTCCGGCCTGGATCATGAAATATTACGTTCTCGACCTTGCCGCGCATCATTCGCTTGTGCGCTATCTGGTCGAGCGCGGCTTCACCGTGTTCATGATCTCCTGGCGCAATCCGACGGCCAAGGACCGCGACGTCGAGTTCGACGACTATCGCACCTTCGGCGTCATGGAAGCGATCGAGGTCGTCAACGCTGTCTTGCCCGGACGCAAGATCCATGCGGCCGGCTATTGCCTCGGCGGAACGCTGCTCTCCATCGCGGCGGCGACAATGGCGCGTGACGGCGACGATCGGCTGGCGTCGATGACGCTTCTTGCTTCGCAAACCGACTTCAGCGAGCCCGGCGACCTCATGCTCTTCGTCGATGCGGCGCAGGTCGCGTTCCTCGAAGACATGATGTGGGATCAGGGCTATCTCGACACGCATCAAATGTCCGGCGTCTTCATGGCGCTGCGCTCCAACGAGCTCTTCTGGGCGCGGGCAATACAGGAATATTTCCTGGGCGAGAGAGATCACGCCACCGATCTCATGGCCTGGAGCGCGGATCAGACGCGCATGCCCTATCTCATGCATTCGCAATATTTGCGCGGTCTGTTTTTGGAAAACCGGCTGACCGCCGGGCGCTACGCCGTCAATGACGACGTCATCGCCTTGAAGGATATTTCCGTTCCCATGTTTGTTGTCGGCACGGAGACCGACCACATCTCGCCTTGGCGCTCCGTCTATAAGGTTCACCTCTTCACGGATAACGATCTGACCTTCGTGCTCACCAATGGCGGGCACAATGCCGGCATTGTTTCCGAGCCCGGCCATGAGGGGCGGCGTTATCATCTCGCCGTGCGCCCGCGAAACGACCGCTATGTCAGCGCCGAGCATTGGCGCGAACGCGCCAAGCTTTTTGAAGGCTCATGGTGGCCGGCCTGGGCCTCATGGCTGGAGCGGGAGAGCGCCAAGGAGCGCGTTGCTGCGCCCCAGATGGGCGCGCCGGAAAAAGGCTTCGTGCCACTCGAGCCCGCGCCGGGCAGATATGTTCATCAACACTGA
- a CDS encoding ribose-phosphate diphosphokinase, whose product MGKLSLFAQGSSRAFGEAVARRLGVDLAPLEDRAFEDGEYKLRPLTSVRGHDAYALFSLHGEAGASSADKLLKLLFFIGALKDSGAARVTAVAPYLCFSRKDRRTKPRDPITTRYVAQLFEAMRTDAVMTVDVHNIAAFENAFRCETIPLDAHALFARHFEPLIGEAPAAVVSPDLGGEKRAELFRQRLEGVLRRPVAKAFMDKTRSEGRVTGEIFAGDVDGRVAIILDDLIAGGGTAARAAAACRTHGAARVFVAATHGVFAKAAAQTLRDAPIDGVVITDAVPLHGGDATAQALGERLTIVSIADLFAQAIRWRHENGSITELLAEGP is encoded by the coding sequence ATGGGGAAGCTCTCTCTCTTTGCGCAGGGCTCCAGCCGCGCTTTTGGCGAGGCCGTCGCGCGTAGGCTTGGCGTCGATCTCGCGCCGCTTGAAGACCGCGCATTCGAAGACGGCGAATATAAGCTGCGCCCGCTTACGAGCGTGCGCGGCCATGACGCCTATGCGCTCTTCAGCCTGCATGGCGAAGCAGGCGCAAGCAGCGCGGATAAACTCCTGAAGCTTCTGTTTTTCATCGGCGCGCTGAAAGATTCCGGAGCGGCGCGGGTGACGGCGGTCGCGCCTTATCTTTGCTTTTCGCGCAAGGACCGTCGCACCAAGCCGCGTGATCCCATCACGACACGCTACGTGGCGCAGCTCTTCGAGGCCATGCGGACAGACGCGGTGATGACCGTCGACGTCCACAATATCGCGGCTTTCGAGAACGCCTTTCGTTGCGAGACAATTCCGCTCGACGCTCATGCGCTTTTCGCGCGCCACTTCGAGCCTCTGATCGGCGAAGCGCCCGCCGCGGTCGTCTCTCCCGATCTCGGCGGCGAGAAACGCGCCGAATTGTTCCGCCAACGGCTGGAGGGCGTGCTGCGTCGCCCTGTCGCCAAGGCTTTCATGGATAAGACGCGCAGCGAAGGACGCGTTACGGGAGAGATTTTCGCGGGCGATGTCGACGGACGCGTCGCCATCATCCTGGACGATCTTATCGCGGGAGGCGGCACCGCGGCGCGGGCTGCGGCGGCATGTCGCACGCATGGCGCCGCGCGGGTTTTCGTCGCGGCGACGCACGGCGTCTTCGCCAAGGCCGCGGCGCAGACGCTGCGGGACGCGCCGATCGACGGCGTCGTCATTACAGACGCCGTTCCTTTGCATGGCGGCGATGCAACGGCGCAAGCGCTGGGAGAGCGCTTAACCATCGTTTCAATTGCCGATCTCTTCGCGCAAGCGATCAGGTGGCGTCATGAAAACGGCTCGATCACCGAGCTGCTGGCTGAGGGCCCTTAG
- a CDS encoding alpha/beta fold hydrolase, producing MAWDIWTRNPFAWPLLTMEIWRRALEEAAFPAPAPGVGPEWCTPNRLLLELNGLRLWDFSVSDAGAPVLIVAPYALHDAQLADLAPDHSIVQALLQNGCERLYLAEWKSATSETRLVGIDAQLAALNVAVDDIGGPVDLIGPCQGGWFSLVYAARFPHKIRRIVVAGAPIDLQAACSALSEPVEKTTNHVIDRLIESGGGIVKGEQMAPLWPREDCEERRLVDSLQLRPPFSSPPEQAAVVAFQRWDKRVVDLPGPYYREVFCRLFRENLLARGAFPALGKAANICALDKPLFLLVGEHDTIAPPGQALAGADLVAGAVETAIAPCGHLALFMGRSTIANEWPRIASWLVEA from the coding sequence ATGGCCTGGGACATATGGACGCGAAATCCTTTCGCTTGGCCGCTCTTGACCATGGAGATATGGCGCCGCGCGCTGGAAGAGGCCGCTTTTCCGGCGCCGGCGCCGGGCGTCGGCCCCGAGTGGTGCACGCCCAATCGGCTCTTGCTCGAGCTCAATGGGCTTCGGCTGTGGGATTTTTCGGTTTCGGACGCAGGCGCGCCCGTGCTTATCGTCGCGCCTTATGCGCTTCATGACGCTCAGCTTGCGGATCTCGCGCCGGATCACAGCATTGTTCAAGCTTTGCTGCAAAATGGCTGTGAAAGGCTTTATCTCGCTGAATGGAAGTCGGCCACGTCCGAAACGCGGCTTGTCGGCATCGACGCTCAGCTTGCGGCGCTGAATGTTGCGGTCGACGACATCGGCGGGCCAGTCGATCTCATCGGCCCGTGCCAGGGTGGTTGGTTTTCCCTCGTCTATGCTGCGCGCTTTCCCCACAAAATCCGCCGTATCGTGGTCGCCGGCGCGCCAATCGATTTGCAGGCCGCATGTTCGGCCCTGTCCGAGCCAGTCGAAAAAACGACGAACCATGTGATCGATCGGCTGATCGAGAGCGGCGGCGGCATTGTGAAAGGCGAGCAGATGGCTCCGCTCTGGCCGCGAGAGGATTGCGAGGAGAGGCGACTCGTCGACTCGCTGCAGCTCCGGCCGCCTTTTTCGTCGCCTCCTGAACAGGCCGCCGTCGTCGCCTTCCAGCGTTGGGACAAACGCGTCGTCGATCTGCCGGGCCCCTACTACCGCGAAGTGTTCTGCCGTCTTTTCCGTGAGAATCTACTGGCGCGGGGCGCCTTTCCGGCCTTGGGCAAGGCGGCGAATATTTGCGCGCTCGACAAGCCCCTGTTTCTGCTCGTCGGCGAGCATGACACAATCGCGCCGCCGGGGCAGGCTCTGGCCGGCGCGGATCTTGTCGCAGGCGCGGTGGAGACGGCGATCGCGCCATGCGGCCATCTTGCGCTTTTCATGGGGCGCAGCACGATTGCAAATGAATGGCCGCGCATCGCATCCTGGCTCGTGGAGGCATAG
- a CDS encoding phosphoribosyltransferase: MPFQDRQEAGQRLAEALKRFKGPDTVVFALPRGGVPVAAQIAKALGAPLDLVLVRKIGVPFQPELAMGAIADGGELVVARNEDVIALAGVTETQFHRAVSHETVEIERRRRLYLGGRERADAKGRVAIVVDDGVATGATTRAALRAVRARAPKKLILAVPVAPTESLGELRAEADEITCLESHDYFLGVGCYYADFSQTEDDEVIDLLDRYGAEATRG, encoded by the coding sequence TTGCCGTTCCAGGATCGTCAAGAAGCCGGCCAGCGCCTTGCCGAAGCGCTCAAGCGCTTCAAGGGCCCGGACACTGTGGTCTTCGCTCTGCCGCGCGGCGGCGTTCCTGTCGCCGCGCAAATCGCCAAGGCGCTCGGCGCGCCGCTCGATCTCGTGCTGGTGCGTAAGATAGGCGTTCCCTTTCAGCCCGAGCTGGCGATGGGCGCCATCGCGGATGGCGGCGAGCTCGTCGTCGCGCGCAACGAGGACGTCATCGCGCTCGCGGGCGTGACCGAAACGCAGTTCCACCGCGCCGTCTCCCATGAAACTGTGGAAATCGAACGCCGCCGACGCCTCTATCTTGGCGGGCGCGAACGCGCTGACGCGAAAGGACGCGTTGCGATCGTCGTCGACGACGGCGTGGCGACCGGCGCCACGACGCGCGCGGCGCTCCGGGCGGTCCGCGCCCGCGCGCCGAAGAAGCTGATCCTCGCCGTGCCGGTGGCGCCGACAGAGAGCCTCGGAGAGCTGCGCGCCGAGGCCGACGAGATTACCTGCCTGGAGTCGCATGACTATTTCCTGGGAGTTGGCTGCTACTACGCCGATTTCAGCCAGACGGAAGACGATGAGGTCATCGACCTTCTCGACCGCTATGGCGCCGAAGCGACGCGCGGCTAA
- the ppsA gene encoding phosphoenolpyruvate synthase, whose translation MQPTKNTRASGKTEAGRYVRFFSQIGIADVPLVGGKNASLGEMYRELTAKGLLIPNGFAVTAEAYRHALDAAGAWPALKESLQGLNPDDVDDLARRAARAREIVYGAGLPAEVEADIRAALARLAEEYGAELTVAVRSSATAEDLPSASFAGQHDTYLNIHGEAATLDSVRHCFASLFTDRAIRYRIDNGFDHFKVFNSVAVMKMVRSDLAASGVIFTIDTETGFEDVVFITGAYGLGENVVQGAVDPDEFYVFKPTYAQGKRGVLKRTLGPKKIKMIFSSGGRVTTRNIPTDRKEREKFCIADDEVLTLAGQAIEIEKHYSAKAGEHRPMDIEWAKDGVDGKLYIVQARPETVASRRNRNVVEEYKVKKHGAAKVEGRAVGAKIAFGKARVIAHSTELSSFLPGEILVADTTSPDWGTVMKSAAAIVTNRGGRTCHAAIVARELGIPAIVGTDRATHVIRTGDLIAVSCAEGDVGKVYEGEIDFEVVKTDLANLARPATHVMMNVGNPDIAFGISALPNDGVGLARMEFIIAESIKAHPMALIHPERLDAKERAEIERLTAQYESPSTFFVERLSEGVATIAAAFYPKPVVVRMSDFKSNEYASLLGGRVFECHEENPMIGFRGASRYAHPNYREGFALECAAMKRVRDDLGLTNVKLMIPFCRRIDEAQKVIALMSELGLERGKDGLEIFVMCEIPNNVMLIDEFSKHFDGFSIGSNDLTQLTLGVDRDSEIVAFDFDERDEGVKTIIRMAVEGAQRNGRHCGICGQAPSDYPEMAEFLVRLGIDSISLNPDTILRTTTRIVDVEKTLGRAPKAR comes from the coding sequence ATGCAGCCGACCAAAAACACACGCGCGTCGGGGAAGACCGAGGCAGGCCGTTATGTCCGTTTCTTTTCGCAGATCGGGATCGCCGACGTGCCGCTCGTCGGCGGCAAGAATGCGTCGCTCGGCGAGATGTATCGCGAGCTGACGGCGAAAGGGCTTCTCATTCCCAATGGTTTTGCTGTTACCGCCGAAGCCTATCGGCATGCGCTCGACGCCGCCGGCGCTTGGCCGGCGCTGAAGGAATCGTTGCAAGGCTTGAATCCCGACGACGTGGACGATCTCGCCCGCCGCGCCGCCCGTGCGCGGGAAATCGTCTATGGCGCCGGCCTGCCGGCGGAGGTCGAAGCGGATATTCGCGCGGCGCTCGCGCGGCTGGCCGAAGAATATGGCGCGGAGCTGACGGTCGCGGTGCGCTCTTCCGCGACGGCGGAAGATTTGCCGAGCGCGAGTTTTGCCGGCCAGCACGACACCTATCTCAACATTCACGGCGAGGCGGCGACACTCGACTCGGTGCGCCATTGCTTTGCGAGTCTCTTCACAGACCGCGCCATCCGTTACCGGATCGACAATGGCTTCGATCATTTCAAAGTGTTCAACTCCGTCGCCGTCATGAAGATGGTGCGCTCGGACCTCGCCGCCTCCGGCGTGATTTTTACGATCGACACGGAAACCGGCTTCGAGGACGTCGTCTTCATCACAGGCGCCTATGGGCTCGGCGAAAACGTCGTGCAGGGCGCGGTCGATCCCGATGAATTCTATGTCTTCAAGCCGACCTATGCGCAAGGCAAGCGCGGCGTGCTGAAACGGACTTTGGGCCCCAAGAAGATCAAGATGATCTTTTCCAGCGGCGGCCGCGTCACCACGCGCAACATCCCCACCGACCGCAAGGAGCGCGAGAAATTCTGCATCGCGGATGACGAAGTTCTGACGCTCGCGGGCCAAGCGATCGAGATCGAGAAACATTACAGCGCCAAGGCGGGCGAACATCGCCCGATGGACATCGAATGGGCGAAGGACGGCGTCGACGGCAAGCTCTACATCGTGCAGGCGCGGCCCGAGACCGTCGCGTCGCGGCGCAACCGCAATGTCGTCGAGGAATATAAGGTCAAGAAGCATGGCGCGGCAAAAGTCGAAGGCCGCGCCGTCGGGGCCAAGATCGCTTTCGGCAAGGCCCGCGTCATCGCGCATTCGACCGAGTTGTCGAGCTTCTTGCCGGGCGAGATCCTCGTCGCCGACACCACCTCGCCCGATTGGGGCACAGTGATGAAATCGGCCGCCGCCATCGTCACCAATCGCGGCGGACGCACCTGCCATGCGGCGATCGTCGCGCGCGAGCTCGGCATTCCAGCCATCGTGGGCACGGATCGGGCGACGCATGTCATCCGCACCGGCGACCTTATCGCCGTGAGCTGCGCCGAGGGAGACGTCGGCAAGGTCTATGAGGGCGAAATCGATTTCGAGGTGGTGAAAACGGATCTCGCCAATCTGGCGCGGCCGGCGACGCATGTGATGATGAATGTCGGCAACCCCGATATCGCCTTCGGCATTTCGGCGCTGCCCAATGACGGCGTCGGGCTTGCGCGCATGGAGTTCATCATCGCCGAGTCGATCAAGGCGCATCCGATGGCGCTCATCCACCCCGAACGCCTCGACGCAAAGGAGCGTGCCGAAATCGAACGGCTGACGGCGCAATATGAGAGCCCAAGCACATTCTTCGTCGAGCGCCTCTCGGAAGGCGTCGCGACCATCGCCGCCGCTTTCTATCCCAAGCCCGTGGTCGTGCGCATGTCGGACTTCAAGAGCAACGAATATGCCTCGCTTCTGGGCGGGCGCGTTTTCGAGTGCCATGAGGAAAATCCGATGATCGGTTTCCGCGGCGCGTCGCGCTACGCTCACCCCAACTATCGCGAGGGCTTTGCGCTGGAATGCGCGGCGATGAAGCGGGTGCGCGACGATCTCGGTCTGACGAACGTCAAACTGATGATCCCCTTCTGCCGCCGCATCGACGAAGCACAGAAGGTCATCGCGCTCATGAGCGAATTGGGCCTCGAGCGCGGCAAGGACGGACTCGAAATTTTCGTGATGTGCGAGATTCCCAACAATGTGATGCTGATCGACGAATTCTCGAAACATTTCGATGGATTCTCGATCGGATCGAACGATCTCACGCAGCTTACGCTCGGCGTTGATCGTGACTCGGAGATCGTGGCTTTTGATTTCGACGAACGCGACGAGGGCGTGAAGACGATCATCCGCATGGCGGTCGAGGGCGCGCAACGCAACGGGCGTCATTGCGGCATCTGCGGCCAGGCGCCGTCGGACTATCCTGAGATGGCGGAGTTTCTGGTGCGCCTCGGCATCGATTCGATCAGCCTGAACCCCGACACCATCCTGCGGACAACGACGCGTATCGTCGACGTCGAAAAAACACTCGGGCGCGCGCCAAAAGCGCGCTAG
- a CDS encoding DUF1217 domain-containing protein, producing the protein MSTISSYQQISKNLSKWQAIEAKKPEVSTANKYFQENIGKVKNADDLIKNPRLFNYAMSAFGLGDRTYAKGLMKQVLQQGVTSSKALANKLNDPNIQAFAKAFDFAAKGADTTKSSTLVSSVVNRYTENALETDQGQQNPGVQLALYFKQHAPSITSAYGILADKNILTVVQTALGISPLTKAQPVDTQYRLLNQKLNIKDFQDPKKLEAFISRFAAMYDSNSVDPTSASYTGAGAANAILLGASVAGTDGVIGVDQSLLLQIAGKRTSAYFA; encoded by the coding sequence GTGTCGACGATTTCCAGCTATCAGCAGATCTCGAAAAATTTGAGCAAGTGGCAGGCGATAGAGGCCAAAAAGCCTGAGGTCTCGACAGCGAACAAATACTTCCAAGAGAATATCGGAAAGGTAAAAAACGCGGATGATTTGATCAAAAATCCGCGCCTCTTCAACTACGCGATGTCAGCTTTTGGGCTGGGCGACCGGACCTACGCCAAGGGCCTCATGAAGCAGGTCTTGCAGCAGGGGGTGACAAGCAGCAAGGCGCTCGCAAACAAGCTCAACGATCCTAATATTCAGGCATTCGCCAAGGCTTTCGACTTCGCCGCCAAAGGCGCCGATACGACCAAGTCGTCCACGCTCGTTTCCAGCGTCGTCAACCGCTACACGGAAAATGCGCTGGAGACGGATCAGGGCCAGCAAAATCCGGGCGTCCAACTGGCGCTCTATTTCAAGCAACATGCGCCGAGCATCACCAGCGCCTATGGCATACTCGCCGATAAAAACATCTTGACCGTGGTGCAAACCGCCCTTGGCATTTCGCCGCTCACAAAGGCGCAGCCCGTCGACACGCAATATCGGCTCTTGAACCAAAAGCTGAACATCAAGGATTTCCAGGACCCCAAAAAGCTCGAAGCCTTCATCTCGCGCTTCGCCGCCATGTACGACTCCAACAGCGTCGACCCGACGAGCGCGTCCTATACGGGGGCGGGCGCGGCGAATGCGATCCTGCTCGGCGCCTCGGTGGCGGGCACGGATGGCGTTATCGGGGTTGACCAGAGTCTTCTTCTGCAAATAGCCGGCAAGCGCACGTCCGCATATTTCGCGTGA